The Bacteroides ovatus genomic interval ATCAGCCCAACTACCATCTTTTTCCCATCACGTTTCAACTTAATAATTTCACGTGCTGTAGAATGTTTCGGGATATTATATCCCCCGAAACGAGAACGAATACGTTTAAATAATTCGTCCAGATATTTATCTCTCAATGGTTTATAAACTTGCACAGGGACATCTTCCGGTTTCATGATTGATCCCATACCTATTAACCACTCATAATTGGCGTAATGAGGAATCATTACTATAATACCTCCATACTTTTCAGTCAGTTCCAGATATTGTTCCGTATTCTTATAAGTCATTCTCTCACAAAGTTCTTCGGCAGACATATGCAACAATTTCAAATCTTCAAGCATATAATCCGACAAATAGCGATAAAACTTGCGTTCTATCTGTAATCTCTCCGCATCAGTTTTTTCCGGAAATGATCTCAATAGATTTCCCCGAACTACTTTCCGACGATATTTTCCAACACGATACATCAGCAGATAATTTAAATCCGAAAGCATATATAAAACCCGGAACGGAAGAGCTGAAAACAGCCACATTCCACTGTATACCAACCAATAGATAAGTTTTGATCTCATAACTTATATCAAAATTGTACCTTTAAGTGCTGTCATCTCCTCATTAAACTCTCCCAGACGTACATTAACTACCTGATTATCCAGCGAGTCATCACTTTCCACCTCTACACGAATATAATTCTCCGTAAATCCATGCATCGGAGCACCAGCTTTCGATTTTTCCATCAACACCGGCATTGTCTGCCCGATATGACGTGCATAAAAAGCCTGTGTCTTTTGGTCCGATAGTGCCAACAGACGCTGACTACGCTGATGCTTCTCTTCCGGAGAAACCACATATTCTATTTTTAAGGCTTGCGTTCCGGGACGTTCGGAATAGCTAAACACATGCAACTGTGTCACATCCAGACCATCAATAAACTGATAAGCCTGTTCAAAGTATTCGGGTGTTTCTCCACGGGTTCCCACAATCACGTCCACTCCGATAAAAGCATCCGGCATCACCTCTTTTATCTTCTTCACTTTCGAAGCAAAAAGAGCAGTGTCGTAACGACGGCGCATTAACTGCAAAACTTCATCGCAACCGGATTGCAAAGGGATATGAAAATGAGGCATAAAACTGCGGGAGTGAGACACAAACTCGATAATCTCATCAGTCAACAGATTGGGTTCTATGGAAGAAATACGATAACGTTCGATTCCATCTACCTGATCCAATGCTTTTACCAGATCAAAGAAACTCTCTCCTGTTGTTTTACCAAAATCTCCGATATTCACTCCGGTCAGAACGATTTCTTTTCCACCTTCAGCAGCTGCTTGCCGGGTCTGCTCAACCATGGAAGCAATAGTCCCGTTACGACTTCGCCCGCGGGCAAAAGGAATCGTGCAATATGAACAGAAGTAATCGCATCCATCCTGCACCTTCAAGAAGAAACGGGTACGGTCTCCCCGTGAACACGAGGGAGAAAACGAACGGATATCTTTGGTTGTAGTGGTGATAGCCTCTCCTTTTTCATGCTTTTGGAGGTCGCCCAGATATTGAAGTAGTTCTCCCTTCTGTTCCGCTCCCAGCACTACATCTACTCCATCAATCTTTGCCACGTCGCCGGGCTTCAATTGCGCATAACATCCGGTCACTACCACAAAAGCATCGGGATGCTGCTTTACCAGGCGATGAATGGCTTGCCGACATTTTTTATCCGCCATCTCCGTCACCGAACAGGTATTTACCACACAGATATCTGCTTTCTCTCCTTTGCGCGCAGTCCGGACTCCTGCCTCACGCAGGATTTTACCGATAGTTGAAGTCTCTGAAAAATTTAATTTGCAGCCTAAAGTATAATAAACGGCTGTCTTATTTTGAAATACAGTGGTATCTATCATAAGCTGTTATAAACACATTAACTTTGCAAAGTTACACATTATTATCAGTAAAACACTTTAGGATACGAAAGTTTATTCCTATTTTTGCACAATTCACTAAAAAACGTGCAATGATTAAAGAGAATTTCATTAAACTATACGAAAATAGTTTTCGTGAGAATTGGGATCTGCCTTGTTATACTGATTATGGAGAAGATACCCAATACACATACGGTGAGGTAGCTGAAAAAATCGCCCGTTTACATCTGTTATTCAAACATTGTAGCCTTCGCAGAGGAGATAAGATTTCAGTTATCGGCAAAAATAACGCTCATTGGTGCATCGCCTATATGGCAACGATCACATACGGAGCGATCATTGTCCCTATCCTTCAAGATTTTACGCCTAATGACGTTCATCATATCGTCAATCATTCCGAATCTGTATTCCTGTTCACCAGCGACAGCATTTGGGAGAATTTGGAAGAGGAAAAATTAACGGGACTACGGGGAGTATTCTCATTGACTGATTTCCGGTGTCTTTATCAACGTGACGGGGAAACCATACAGAAGTTTCTGAAAAATACCGATAAAGAGATGCATGCTTTGTATCCGAAAGGATTTACCCGTGAAGATGTTCAGTACACCACTTTATCCAATGACAAAGTGATGCTGTTAAATTACACTTCCGGAACCACTGGTTTCAGTAAGGGTGTGATGCTGACAGGAAACAATCTTGCCGGCAATGTCACTTTCGGTATTCGTACCGAACTCCTTAAAAAAGGGGATAAAGTGCTTTCTTTCCTTCCCCTCGCCCACGCATACGGTTGCGCATTCGACTTTCTGACAGCAACGGCTGTCGGCACCCATGTCACTTTGCTTGGAAAAACGCCTTCTCCTAAAATTATAATGAAAGCTTTTGAGGAAGTGAAACCTAACCTTATTATTACTGTCCCGCTAGTGATTGAAAAGATATATAAGAATATTATCCAGCCACTCATTAATAAAAAAGGTATGAAGTGGGCACTCAATATCCCTCTGCTCGACACCCAAATCTACAACCAGATACGTAAAAGACTGATTGATGCACTGGGAGGACGGTTTAAAGAGATCATTATCGGTGGCGCCGCTATGGATAAGGAAGTAGAAGAATTCTTCTACAAAATCAAATTCCCTTTTACCATCGGTTATGGAATGACAGAATGCGGTCCGCTTATCAGCTACGCCCCCTGGGATGAATTTGTACTAGGTTCTTCCGGAAAGATTCTAGATATAATGGAAGCACGTATCTATAAGGAAACCCCGGAAGCAGAAACCGGAGAAATCCAGGTTCGGGGAGAAAATGTGATGGTGGGCTACTACAAGAACCAGGAAGCAACACAGGAAGTATTCACGCAGGACGGCTGGCTACGTACCGGTGACCTCGGTTCCATGGACAGCAACGGAAATATTTTCATCCGGGGACGACTCAAAACTATGATCTTAAGTTCTAGCGGACAGAATATCTTCCCCGAAGAGTTGGAAACCAAACTGAATAACCTGCCTTTCATTCTCGAAAGTCTTGTTATCGAACGCAATAAAAAATTAGTGGCACTTGTTTATGCCGATTACGAAGCGTTGGATTCTCTCGGATTAAATAATCCGGATAACCTGAAAACAATCATGGATGAAAATCTTAAGAACCTGAACAGCAACGTAGCCGCTTATGAGAAAATCAGCAAGATCCAACTCTACCCTACTGAATTTGAAAAAACGCCCAAAAGAAGCATAAAAAGATACTTATATAACAGTATTGCTGTCGATTAGCATGTTCTAAAACATATAAAAAGGGGAGAAAAGTGGCCAGTTACAAAAAAAAATATAAAAAAAGTTGGCGTTTCGAGAACAACATATTGAAAAAG includes:
- a CDS encoding lysophospholipid acyltransferase family protein, translating into MRSKLIYWLVYSGMWLFSALPFRVLYMLSDLNYLLMYRVGKYRRKVVRGNLLRSFPEKTDAERLQIERKFYRYLSDYMLEDLKLLHMSAEELCERMTYKNTEQYLELTEKYGGIIVMIPHYANYEWLIGMGSIMKPEDVPVQVYKPLRDKYLDELFKRIRSRFGGYNIPKHSTAREIIKLKRDGKKMVVGLITDQWPSGYDKYWTTFLGQETAFLDGAERIAKMMNFPVFYCELSKKRRGYCEAEFKLMTETPKETREGEITEMFAHRLEQTIRREPAYWLWSHKRWKLTKEEADQLEQEELNKKKE
- the mtaB gene encoding tRNA (N(6)-L-threonylcarbamoyladenosine(37)-C(2))-methylthiotransferase MtaB; its protein translation is MIDTTVFQNKTAVYYTLGCKLNFSETSTIGKILREAGVRTARKGEKADICVVNTCSVTEMADKKCRQAIHRLVKQHPDAFVVVTGCYAQLKPGDVAKIDGVDVVLGAEQKGELLQYLGDLQKHEKGEAITTTTKDIRSFSPSCSRGDRTRFFLKVQDGCDYFCSYCTIPFARGRSRNGTIASMVEQTRQAAAEGGKEIVLTGVNIGDFGKTTGESFFDLVKALDQVDGIERYRISSIEPNLLTDEIIEFVSHSRSFMPHFHIPLQSGCDEVLQLMRRRYDTALFASKVKKIKEVMPDAFIGVDVIVGTRGETPEYFEQAYQFIDGLDVTQLHVFSYSERPGTQALKIEYVVSPEEKHQRSQRLLALSDQKTQAFYARHIGQTMPVLMEKSKAGAPMHGFTENYIRVEVESDDSLDNQVVNVRLGEFNEEMTALKGTILI
- a CDS encoding long-chain fatty acid--CoA ligase, translating into MIKENFIKLYENSFRENWDLPCYTDYGEDTQYTYGEVAEKIARLHLLFKHCSLRRGDKISVIGKNNAHWCIAYMATITYGAIIVPILQDFTPNDVHHIVNHSESVFLFTSDSIWENLEEEKLTGLRGVFSLTDFRCLYQRDGETIQKFLKNTDKEMHALYPKGFTREDVQYTTLSNDKVMLLNYTSGTTGFSKGVMLTGNNLAGNVTFGIRTELLKKGDKVLSFLPLAHAYGCAFDFLTATAVGTHVTLLGKTPSPKIIMKAFEEVKPNLIITVPLVIEKIYKNIIQPLINKKGMKWALNIPLLDTQIYNQIRKRLIDALGGRFKEIIIGGAAMDKEVEEFFYKIKFPFTIGYGMTECGPLISYAPWDEFVLGSSGKILDIMEARIYKETPEAETGEIQVRGENVMVGYYKNQEATQEVFTQDGWLRTGDLGSMDSNGNIFIRGRLKTMILSSSGQNIFPEELETKLNNLPFILESLVIERNKKLVALVYADYEALDSLGLNNPDNLKTIMDENLKNLNSNVAAYEKISKIQLYPTEFEKTPKRSIKRYLYNSIAVD